The DNA sequence AAGAGGAATTGAAAAGGAAAAACGAGGGAACAGTCAAGACTAAAATTAACAAGGCCCGCTTTCCATTCATCAAAACACTGGAGGAATTTGACTTTGGCTTTCAGCCGTCATTGCGAGAAAAAGAAATCATCGCCTTAAGTTCTTTGGAATTTATTGAGAAAAAAGAAAACGTGATTTTCTTAGGCCCGCCTGGAGTCGGTAAGACCCACCTGTCAGTAGCCCTGGGCATTAAGGCATGCATGGCCAAATATCGGGTGGTTTTTATTACTGCCCAGAAGCTGCTGGAAGAATTAATGCTCAGCGCCAGGGACGGCAGCCTGGCGGACAAGCTGCTGGGCTATTCCCGGCTTAACCTTTTGATCATAGATGAGCTTGGCTATATGCCCGTGAGCAAAGAGCAGGCCAACCTTCTCTTCCGTCTGGTCTCCATGCGCTATGAGAAGGGGAGTATTATCTTAACCACCAACTATAACTTTAACGAATGGGGGGAGATATTTTCCGACCAGGTGGTGGCGGCGGCCATAATTGACCGGCTTGTCCATCACGCCCGGATATTCTATATCAACGGGACAAGCTACAGGCTTAAAGGCAAGCTAAAAGCAGCAAACAACCGTTAAAATGGTAAGCCCATA is a window from the Desulfofundulus luciae genome containing:
- the istB gene encoding IS21-like element helper ATPase IstB — its product is MSNKLTSYLESQMQALKLKGMLAHYREITEKASQNNLSYTEYLSLLFEEELKRKNEGTVKTKINKARFPFIKTLEEFDFGFQPSLREKEIIALSSLEFIEKKENVIFLGPPGVGKTHLSVALGIKACMAKYRVVFITAQKLLEELMLSARDGSLADKLLGYSRLNLLIIDELGYMPVSKEQANLLFRLVSMRYEKGSIILTTNYNFNEWGEIFSDQVVAAAIIDRLVHHARIFYINGTSYRLKGKLKAANNR